A section of the Cyanobacterium sp. T60_A2020_053 genome encodes:
- a CDS encoding apocytochrome f, with protein sequence MMKNLTRLMLVAVASLCFFLVHDVQVANAYPFWAQETAPMTPREATGRIVCANCHLASKPAEVEIPQAVLPDTVFEAVVKIPYDHSQQQILGDGSKGGLNVGAVLMLPDGFSIAPDDRIPEEMKEKIGGVYYQSYREGQENWVLVGPMPGDDYEEIIFPVLSPDPAKNPNIHFGKYSVHLGANRGRGQVYPTGQLSNNNAFKSPVAGTVTEISEPEAGGYVVTITPDEGEIKTVEIPVGPELIVSLNQKVASGELLTNDPNVGGFGQKDTEVVLQSPARIAWFLVFIAGIMLAQILLVLKKKQIEKVQEAGMYF encoded by the coding sequence ATGATGAAAAATTTGACTCGGTTGATGCTAGTGGCGGTAGCATCACTCTGTTTTTTCCTTGTCCATGATGTACAAGTAGCCAACGCTTATCCCTTTTGGGCGCAGGAAACTGCTCCCATGACTCCCAGAGAAGCCACCGGGCGCATTGTCTGTGCTAACTGTCACCTTGCTAGTAAACCTGCGGAAGTAGAAATTCCTCAAGCGGTATTACCTGATACTGTATTTGAAGCAGTGGTAAAAATTCCTTACGATCATTCTCAACAACAAATTTTAGGAGATGGCTCTAAAGGTGGTTTAAACGTTGGTGCCGTATTAATGTTACCTGACGGCTTCAGTATTGCCCCTGATGACCGTATTCCCGAAGAAATGAAGGAAAAAATCGGTGGAGTTTACTATCAATCTTACCGTGAAGGTCAAGAAAACTGGGTGTTAGTGGGCCCCATGCCCGGTGATGACTATGAGGAAATTATTTTCCCTGTACTTTCTCCCGATCCTGCCAAAAATCCTAATATTCATTTCGGTAAATATTCCGTGCATTTAGGTGCTAATCGTGGCAGAGGTCAAGTATATCCTACTGGTCAATTAAGCAATAATAATGCTTTTAAATCTCCTGTTGCTGGTACAGTTACGGAAATTAGTGAACCAGAAGCTGGTGGTTATGTGGTAACTATTACCCCAGATGAAGGAGAGATTAAAACTGTAGAAATTCCCGTCGGACCTGAGTTAATTGTTAGCTTAAATCAAAAAGTGGCGAGTGGTGAACTTTTAACTAACGATCCTAACGTAGGTGGTTTTGGTCAAAAAGATACTGAAGTAGTGTTACAAAGCCCAGCGCGCATCGCCTGGTTCTTAGTTTTCATTGCTGGTATCATGTTGGCTCAAATTCTCCTTGTGTTGAAGAAAAAACAAATCGAGAAAGTTCAAGAAGCTGGTATGTATTTCTAA